The genomic interval ATGTGTAGGAGCGGCTTCAGCCGCGACAAAAAAGAACACGCCATCGCCACGCGCCGCGTGCAGCTTCCGGAATGGAGTTATTAGAGGTGCTCAGTAGTCGCGCGGGCTCAGCGCGGCGGCGCCGGCTGGGTGCGGCCGGCGATGCCCAGGCCGAGCAGCGCCAGCAGCGCCGCCACCGCGAAGGTGGACAGGTACGCGGCGGGCACCGAGCGGGTCAGCAAGGCCGCGAACAGCGAGCCGCCCACCGCCAGCGTGGTCGCCACCGCGATCGCCTCGCTCAACTGCAGCGCCGAACTGTTGGCGCCCTGCTGCGCCGGCGGCGACAGGGTCAGGGTCAACACCGACAGGGTCGGATAGATCAGGCCCATGCCCAGGCCGGTGGCGGTCCAGCCGCCGATCGCTACTGCCGCGGGTACCGCAGGCAGCAGCGCCAGGGCGGTGATCGCCAGGCCCAGCGTCATCAGTGCGCCGCCCACGCGCAGCCGACGCAGGCGGGTGCCGTCGCGGCCGTAGTGGCCCTGGTACCAGGAGCCGGCGAACCAACCCAGCGCGCCGACGCTCAATGCCACACCGGCCCAGATCGGCGACAGGCCGCGTTCGCGCGACAGCAGCAGCGGCAGGAACGCCTCGCAGCCGAAGAACGCCGACCCGGCGATGCCGCGCAGTGCGATCACGCTGGGCAGCCCGCGTGCCGCGCGCAGGGTGCCGCGCGGCAGCAGCCGCCAGGCGCAGACCAGCAGCAGCGCCAGCGCCGGCAGTACCATGGCCGCCGCCCAGGCGCCGCGCTGCTGGCCGCCCAGGTACAGCAGGCAGATCCCGGCCGCAGCGCCGATCGACCACAGCAGCGGCGCCGCACTGGAACGCGCCGCGGCCGCCACCGGCGGCAGGCTGCGCAAGGCCGGCTGCAGCAGCGCGGCCGACGGCAGCGCCAGCAGCGGCACCGCCAGGAACACCCAGCGCCAGCCGGCGTGTTCGACGATCAGTCCGCTGATGCTCGGCCCGATCAGCGACGGCACCACCCAGCCGGCGGAGAACGCGGCGAAGATGCGCGGCCGCAGCGCCTGCGGATACAGCCGCGCGACCAGCACATACAGCGCCACCGAGATCGCGCCGGCGCCCAGGCCTTGCACCAGCCGCCCGGCCAGCAGCATCGGCATCGACAGCGCCAGGCCGGCCAGCAGCAGGCCGCACACGAAGCACAGCAACCCGGTCCACAGCGGCGCCGCCGGACCGCGCAGGTCGCTCCAGCGACCGGCCACGGTCATGCCGATCGCACTGGTGGCCAGCGTGCCGCCGAACGCCAGCGCGTACAGCCGCAGGCCGTCCAGCTCGCGCGCCACCGTCGGCATCGCGGTGGCCACCGCCAGCGCCTCGAAGGCGATCAGCGAGACCAGCGCGACCATGCCCAGCGTGGTCG from Xanthomonas sp. DAR 34887 carries:
- a CDS encoding MFS transporter; protein product: MNHAAASSNEPHGTAPAPADTTATAVPGADSVLAPRYRATTLGMVALVSLIAFEALAVATAMPTVARELDGLRLYALAFGGTLATSAIGMTVAGRWSDLRGPAAPLWTGLLCFVCGLLLAGLALSMPMLLAGRLVQGLGAGAISVALYVLVARLYPQALRPRIFAAFSAGWVVPSLIGPSISGLIVEHAGWRWVFLAVPLLALPSAALLQPALRSLPPVAAAARSSAAPLLWSIGAAAGICLLYLGGQQRGAWAAAMVLPALALLLVCAWRLLPRGTLRAARGLPSVIALRGIAGSAFFGCEAFLPLLLSRERGLSPIWAGVALSVGALGWFAGSWYQGHYGRDGTRLRRLRVGGALMTLGLAITALALLPAVPAAVAIGGWTATGLGMGLIYPTLSVLTLTLSPPAQQGANSSALQLSEAIAVATTLAVGGSLFAALLTRSVPAAYLSTFAVAALLALLGLGIAGRTQPAPPR